A single region of the Eleginops maclovinus isolate JMC-PN-2008 ecotype Puerto Natales chromosome 4, JC_Emac_rtc_rv5, whole genome shotgun sequence genome encodes:
- the LOC134863211 gene encoding photoreceptor outer segment membrane glycoprotein 2-like: MAVGKRTFTKAEREKLAEVLWLLNWVSVLMGAILFGLGLFLKVEIQKWQEVMSGPGILYVPNMLISTGLAACCINFLGGKICLDCADSNRFLRWKLVLMPYVVCTFCFTTCVLGGALMCYGIRSHLEDSLLLGLQNAMRFYKDTDTPGRCYLKKTVDMLQIQFQCCGNAGYRDWFQVQWISNRYLDMTSSSVVDRLRSNIGGQFLQDSVPFSCCSPASPRPCIQTQLRDASKHFNYGQRSQQLNQWGVGCRLALMDHYTGILQTIGFTVMLIWLFELLVLTGVRYLQTAMEDVLRLGDPDLDSSGWILESSFTVSVIKNLGKCYNGDQDPNINTPPTATQNEVPSQHQIPAST, from the exons ATGGCAGTCGGGAAGCGGACCTTCACCAAGGCAGAGCGGGAGAAGCTGGCTGAGGTCCTCTGGCTGCTCAATTGGGTCTCCGTCCTGATGGGGGCCATCCTTTTCGGACTCGGCCTGTTCTTAAAAGTGGAGATTCAGAAGTGGCAGGAAGTGATGTCGGGGCCGGGGATCCTCTATGTGCCGAACATGCTGATCAGCACCGGACTGGCGGCTTGCTGCATCAACTTCCTGGGGGGAAAGATTTGCCTGGACTGCGCCGACAGCAACAGGTTCCTGCGCTGGAAGCTGGTCCTGATGCCCTACGTGGTCTGCACATTCTGTTTCACCACCTGCGTCCTGGGCGGGGCGCTCATGTGCTACGGCATACGCAGCCATCTGGAGGACTCGCTGTTGCTGGGCCTGCAGAACGCCATGCGATTTTACAAGGACACGGACACGCCGGGCCGCTGCTACTTGAAGAAGACCGTGGACATGCTTCAGATCCAGTTTCAGTGCTGTGGGAATGCTGGGTACCGGGACTGGTTCCAGGTCCAGTGGATCAGCAACCGCTACCTAGACATGACCAGCAGCAGTGTGGTGGA CCGCCTCAGGAGTAACATTGGGGGGCAGTTCCTGCAGGACAGCGTCCCGTTCAGCTGCTGCAGTCCTGCATCTCCGCGGCCCTGCATCCAGACACAGCTCCGGGACGCTTCCAAACACTTCAACTACGGGCAGCGCAGCCAGCAGCTGAACCAGTGGGGGGTGGGCTGCCGGCTGGCGCTTATGGACCACTACACCGGCATCCTGCAGACCATTGGCTTCACCGTAATGCTGATCTGGCTGTTTGAG CTGCTGGTCCTGACGGGGGTCAGGTACCTGCAGACGGCGATGGAGGACGTTCTGCGTCTCGGGGATCCGGACTTGGACTCGTCTGGCTGGATCCTGGAGAGTAGCTTCACTGTCAGCGTCATCAAGAACCTGGGGAAGTGTTACAATGGAGACCAGGACCCCAACATCAACACTCCCCCAACCGCCACCCAAAATGAAGTGCCCTCCCAGCACCAGATCCCTGCTAGCACCTGA
- the LOC134862635 gene encoding histidine-rich glycoprotein-like, with protein sequence MKRKTQSLRICDVFKRPALQRPALQRPVLQRPVLQRPALQRPALQRPVLQRPALQRAALQRPAYRDLPYRDLYYRGLHYRDLHYRGLHYRDLYYRDLYYRDLYYRDLPYRGLHYRNLYYRDLYYRGLHYRDLPYRGLHYRDLPYRDLHYRDLPYRDLPYRDLHYRDLHYRDLPYRGLYYRDLPYRDLPYRDLHYRDLHYRDLPYRGLPYRGLPYRDLPYRDLHYRDLHYRGLPYRGLPYRDLPYRDLHYRGLPYRGLPYRDLPYRGLHYRDLPYRDLPYRDLHYRDLHYRDLPYRGMPYRGLHYRDLHYRGLHYRDLHYRDLHYRDLHYRGLPYRGLPYRGLYCNLNSTDPSPKGRSISTRRLTRRSPFWLC encoded by the exons atgaagagaaaaacacaaagtctTAGAATCTGTGATGTGTTTAAG AGACCTGCCCTACAGAGACCTGCCCTACAGAGGCCTGTACTACAGAGACCTGTACTACAGAGACCTGCCCTACAGAGGCCTGCACTACAGAGACCTGTACTACAGAGACCTGCCCTACAGAGGGCTGCACTACAGAGACCTGCCTACAGAGACCTGCCCTACAGAGACCTGTACTACAGAGGCCTGCACTACAGAGACCTGCACTACAGAGGCCTGCACTACAGAGACCTGTACTACAGAGACCTGTACTACAGAGACCTGTACTACAGAGACCTGCCCTACAGAGGCCTGCACTACAGAAACCTGTACTACAGAGACCTGTACTACAGAGGCCTGCACTACAGAGACCTGCCCTACAGAGGGCTGCACTACAGAGACCTGCCCTACAGAGACCTGCACTACAGAGACCTGCCCTACAGAGACCTGCCCTACAGAGACCTGCACTACAGAGACCTGCACTACAGAGACCTGCCCTACAGAGGCCTGTACTACAGAGACCTGCCCTACAGAGACCTGCCCTACAGAGACCTGCACTACAGAGACCTGCACTACAGAGATCTGCCCTACAGAGGCCTGCCCTACAGAGGCCTGCCCTACAGAGACCTGCCCTACAGAGACCTGCACTACAGAGACCTGCACTACAGAGGCCTGCCCTACAGAGGCCTGCCCTACAGAGATCTGCCCTACAGAGACCTGCACTACAGAGGCCTGCCCTACAGAGGCCTGCCCTACAGAGATCTGCCCTACAGAGGCCTGCACTACAGAGACCTGCCCTACAGAGATCTGCCCTACAGAGACCTGCACTACAGAGACCTGCACTACAGAGACCTGCCCTACAGAGGCATGCCCTACAGAGGCCTGCACTACAGAGACCTGCACTACAGAGGCCTGCACTACAGAGACCTGCACTACAGAGACCTGCACTACAGAGACCTGCACTACAGAGGCCTGCCCTACAGAGGCCTGCCCTACAGAGGCCTGTACTGCAATCTGAACTCAACTGATCCTTCTCCAAAAGGGAGGTCCATCTCAACCCGAAGACTAACCAGGAGGTCCCCCTTTTGGCTTTGTTAG